The DNA window TTGAGTTAGCTATGAATGCTAACCTAGGGCCAAGTCATTACTTAAATTATTGGTTTGGTATGGAATTTTCAATATGTATCTTAAAAAGGTAGCATTCAGTAAATCCAGAAGGCAAAATGAGCAGCTAAATTTAAATGCAGTTACAGTGCAGCACTCTTCTAAATTCGTTTCTTGATTAAAGTATTTCAGATGATTTTGAATTCAATCCACACCTCAAGTGGTAATTCACTGATTAGATGATAGCATCAGTTATAACTTGAGACTGTCAAAAACCACCTCCTGCTCTAATATATATCGGacaagtgaaattaaaatgacTACTTCTTATGATCAAACTTCTTGCTCTCCATCCTGCTGTTCTACCCCCAGACACTAGATCCTGCAGGATTAGTGACCCTGCTGTTCCAGTATCAGTGTCAGATTGGCTCATTCCAGTGTCACACTACCACTTTAGGACtaaagcaacctggtctagtggaaggtgtccctgcccatggcggggcggttggaactagatgatccttaaggtgccttccaccccaaacccttctgtgattctatagCTCCCCTAGTGAGCACTAGGTCCCATGAAATGGTGAGCTGATCTAAGAGCACACTGATCTCTCCCAGTTTCACCCTGTCCCTTGCATCACCTCTGGTGCTTTTCTGAGCAGCTGGTGCGCCATTTCAGCTCACCAACCAGCAGAAACTGCAAACATTGAACATTTTCCCTGAAGTAAGTTTTCTAGGTTTCAGGAGCTGGACTGGCTCATGGGAGAATTACACTAATGTCAGAGCTGGCACTGGAGCAGCCGGAGATGGCAAAAGGGAGACCCTGTCGGGGGGAGATGCCTCTCCTGGCAGCATTAGGCTGTTAGATTAATTCAGTCCACCCCTTAAAAGCTTTACCTTGAGAAAGCCATGAACCAATCTGAAACGCCTTGTTTGAAAACTGCGACATCAAATATTTTTAAGCACGAATCCGGACCATTGTAAGATAACTAAAATACTAGCCCGTATATGTTGGCTAACTGACTCCATTGACTTGATCAGTGATGATTAAGACTGATTATTCTAAGTTCTTCTGTCCTGTCTCAAGTCAGATTCTTGCAAACTAGTTGACACACAGCAACAGGTCGCAATTATCAAGGGTGCCAAAATAAAGGCTAGGCACTCTTTCAAGACTGGGCCCCGCCATGCTCTGCCTCCCTTCACATGCGGGTCAAAGCATTTCTTTAAACTGTGCCACTTTCCATCCAAAAGAAGTgttaaaaaccccccaaaccccgcACATTTGTGTTTCCCAGGTCATGAAAAGCTTCACACACCAACAGTTCACCCCGCACGGCCAAAACCCTTTCACTGGGCCAAAACCCGTGCAGCGTtatttcccattaatttctggCGCTGCCCGAGCCGCATGCCGGGCATTTCCCcggacagagggaagaaaaaccgCATCAAACGACTGGCGTTCGCGCCCGACCCCgtctcccccctctccctccgcTTTCCCGGCAGAGCCGCGGCGGCTGCCGAGACCGCGGTCTCCCGCCCCGAGGGCTAAACAGGACGGGGGCGAGGACCAccgccccccccgctccctcagGCCTCCGCCGGGCGCTCGGCGGCCATTATCCCGCCCAGCCGCCGGGGACGCCGGGGCttgcgggcggggcgggggccggcggcggcatGAGGGAAGGCGGCGAGCGGCGGGGGGCAGAGCCCGACCGCCTGGCGCTGGAGCTGGGGCGGGAGAGGCGGAAGAAGTGAGTGGCCGGCGGGAgatggcgggggagggggggctgaggCCGCGGACCGCAGCGGCTGCGGGGAGCCGCGCCGGGCTGCGCTGACGGGGGCTgctgccgcctccccgccgcaAAATGGCGGCCGTCGCAGTCGGCGGGACTGGACGGAGAGGCCGTGTGTCTCCCCGGAGGTCCCACAGCTCGgcggggctgtgctgggagcgCGGCTGAGAGCCGCGCGTGGACGTGGGGCGTAGTAGGGCATGGTGGGCGATCGAACAGCTGGTCAAAGGGCTGGGACTGCCGTGAGGAGCATGAAGAAGTTGGATAATTTCAGCCAGAAATGGGGCTGGTGCTGAACGGGCAAGGAAAATAGgactgggtgtcgtggtttaaccgcagtaggcagctaaacaccacagagctgctcgctGCCTTCcctcgcagtgggatgggggcaagaattggaagggtaaatgtgagaaaatttgtgggttgaggtaaaggcagtttaaaataaaagaaacaaacaaaccaaagaaaagcaagcgatgcaaaaaaaaccagttgctcaccaccagctgTCCAGTGTCCATCCCCAAGCAAGGCAGCCCTGGCAAACTCCACACCCCTCGTTATTATTGCTGAAGACGACAttatgtggtctggaatatccctcaggtcagtcggggtcagctgtcctggctgtgtgtcccctcaactccttgtgcccccccagcctgctggctggtggggtggggggagaagcagaaaagcccttggctctgggtaagcactgctcagcaggaatgaaaacatccctgcgttatcaacgctgttttcagcacaaatccagaacagcTCCATAtgagctactgtgaagaaaatgaactctacccAAGCCCAAACCAGTACACTGGGACTGGAAGCCACAATGGGGTAAGAACAGAAGAGACCTTCCGTGGGTGCATGCCTGTTTGGGGGAAGAAGAATCAAATGGACAACAAGGTGCTCTTTAAACACACATCGTTACACAGTGTCGAATAAAACTGGAAAGCTGGGTTTCACTCTTTCTCTGCTATCAGTAAATATCTCTGAAACCTACAGGGAAGGTACAGTATCTGTCTAGTGCATTTTGCAGAGAAGATGAGGACCTGTTAGTGCAATCAGTTAGTCCCCTTGCTTAAGCAGCAAGTGTTTCAGTGCTCTGATGATTGTTGATGCTCATGCAGTGGTGGGATtccaggttggggttttttcctagtttGCCTAGGAAGTTACACATTTTTCCCTGTGTTAAAGAACATGATTGCCTTTTGAACGTTAATAAATTAAAAGTTAGAAAATGTCAGAAGCTCCTGCGCTGCTCCCTTAAGTCAGACTCTTAATATTTACATTTCCGTACCATTTTCAAGCATTCTGTTCCATACTGATGTTTTCCCTGGACaatgtttctttctgtgtctggGCTGCAGATTCTCTTCAAACTAGTCCTGCAGTTATGGACTTCATAAAATGTTTATTCACTAACAGAAAGGGAGGAAACCAATATTAACAAAGTCAAAATGGTTAGGCAGCTTGTGTGTTCAAAATGGCGCACAAAGGCACTTGGATGTACTTGCACCAACATGTAAGCAAATGTCCTTTTACTAAGTCTCCTGAAAAGTAGCATGTCAGTGTAATATATCAATTATCCTTTGCATACACCAATTCTTTTACCTGACACACAATCCTGATACTGTAGGTATTCAGGTAAAAAGCAGAATGGTATTGGCTTTGTTTCACTGCTCtggttttgttgggtgttttttttatttaataaaaacctGGATTCTTTGTGCACCTTAAGTTCTTGCTAATATACCTGAGAATCTTCTGCAAAACTGGGCCGAAAGCCCAGCACAGATTGTGAAGTGTTGACTTACTTGCCgatgaaaggaaaatatatatttaataaaaaccttgaaaaaaaggtttttgatGGCATGACAGTAGACTTGCAGCTCCAGGTGGATTCTGCACCTGTTTCCTGTGTGTATCTTGTGTGTACAAATAGACTGTATCATTATTGCCTATTTCACAGAAGTTATTTATGCAACCTAACTGTTAATGACCAGGCTTGTTAGACATCTGCATCTAAACCTGTGGCATGTATAGTCAATGAATACAGAAAAGCTCTTTGaaggtgtgattcatctgacccACTGTGGCTGGCTGTTTTAGATGACTCACACCCCAGGaggtgcctgtttctctccactgggTATAAAGCAAGCTGAGGATGACTGGCTTGCAGATAGATGGTCTGCATTCCTTCACAGCCATCTCATCTTTGTTGTCTTTTTACTGGCTTATTTGATTATTGTGCCATTTAGGCACTTTGCTAACAGCCCACCTACCACTCTCATTTAACACTcatgaaaaagagatttttacttCAAAGAGTAAATTGAATCATCCATGTCCGTAAGGGGTCTGTACCTAAAGTACCTGCTGATTCTCAATGATTGTGGATGTAGTGCTGTGAAATCTTTCGAAGGCTTTAATGAAAGTCAGCTTAAATCTGACTCTCAATTACTGTAATCAAGGTTCAGCACAGGTTTTGACTCGGAAATGTCATGGCAAATgtttctgagagagagagagtgtgagaGAAGGCATATAATACTGAAGTATACTTCTTAATAGACAAAGAGGTCTTAAAGCCATATATTTATGCATGTCAGCGACTTACTAATCTTGATGGAGTTGTGCGTTAATTCAGCTTGTGAGATTTCAGCTTCTGTGGCTTTCCTGGCAAGGAAAGCTGCAGCATTTTCCCAGCATACTGCTGACTGCAAGTGTCTGAAGTCTGTAGCTTTCAGCGCTGTGTATGctcttccctgtgctgctgccttttGCACTGCGCAGTACTGTTTCTGGTTTGTTCGTCAGTTCTGAAGGCATCTGTATATTTTGTCTTCTACAGGAATCGGTAAAGGTCTGCCATGTTGTAGAGCTGATGCCCTGGAAGTGGCATTTTGCCTTGAGCTTCTCCTGTAACGTTTCACTGGTTTCTCTCTCCACTATAGAAAATGGCTTCAGGCAGCCTTTTGCCTGATACATGTACCAGATATCCAGATCTGGGTAGCAAAACGTGCAGGAAAATGGCTTTAATCCTAAGTGGCTGTCGCTTTCAAGTGAAATAACACCCATAAACTGTCTTAAAAAGAAACttagcaattttttcttttgtcatttcaaTCACAGCCTTCTTATCTGAACTgtgcttttttctcctcttcttcacaAGAGCTTTCTTGTTATGCTTAGGATGCAAGGATGTAGTTAAGTTCCCCTGACGACTTAAATGTGAGCTTCCAGGATTTATGGGCTTTCTTCTGTGATGACTATAAATTGTCGATTGACGTGGGAAAGATTCATGGGCCTTGAATATGTCTAATTATGTTTAACACATGTGAGGTTGCAGGTAAAGTTACGCCACAATCCCTCTAAGTACAGACCAAGTCTTTGGGCAGGCAGCTATACACAGCTGCATTAAATTCACAGTAACAGATACATGGCCTGACCACCACTTCCTATCACAGTTAGAAATAactgcagaaatggaaaatactCAATACATTAAAAAGCTGAAGTATTTACCAGGTTGATCAAAGTGATTGATTTCTACAAAACCTTCTCTGTCAGGGCAGGGACTGTAATTTACTGCATATACACTGACTGAAATAGAGAGGTTCCACCCTGACTACTTTCTGTGTGCTATTGGAGtattaaatgtttaataataattagatttctttaaaaactggTTTCAGTTGCCAAATGAAAATAAGACTTTCTGTTGGTGTAGCAATTACAGTCTTGACACCTGACAATTCATCATTTCTGTACACATTTGCATCAGGACAAAATATAATTAGAAGTTGGCTGGAAGTTTTGCTAATGATgtagaaagaataataaaatcttATGTAAGAAATGTTGCATATAGTCTTGGAATAGTAACAGTaattaaaacctgaaaatattgGATTTAAAGAACTCATTCTTCCTCTGTTATCCCTCTGCATCCATCTAAGCACTTCATTAAGATTTCTTTGAAAAGGTTTCATTTTGATACAGCTCAGCTCTAGTTACAGCTTTGACTGTGtctaattttcagtgttttccaaaaaTCCCATTTTAGCACTCACTGTTGTCataatttcctcttttccagGCACTGGGAGGTTGATAGAAATCTGCTTCGCAGAAACCTTATCTATTTTTATTGGAATGATACCAGCAATGTAGTAAGACTTTGTCTTCTTCCTAGCCATCTGCCTCTTTCATTCGGAGTGGGAACAAACAGGCAGCAGCAATCagatttcctttggttttcttgtaTCTAAtgctttcattatttctttccttaGGTCCCTCCTCTCTAACGTTGGAAGGGACAAAAAGAGCAATGGAGCAAGGAGAGACTGGAAGACCCAGCTCTCCTCTGCCATTCGAGATGTCTGTCTTACTGTGCTCCAGTGTGTTTCTTGCACTGAAAACTTACTTGCTTTATGTTTAATTACTCTTCTTTACATTTCTTTGCTATTTCAGCTCTTCAGCCCTCCTTTTTCTAGGCATACCGCTTCTGTTTCTTCAGATTGGTTGGTGTGCTTCTGCAGCTTTCAGTTGAAATCTGATGTTTCAAGCTGTGGAAAAGAAATGTCACCAACTGAATGTGAGCATGAGGAGTGCAACAGGTGATACTATTTATCAGTAATCACCTCTATCATCAGGGTTTTAATTTCTTATAGGCTAATTAACTATTTCTTGAAGAGCATTTCTTATTATGAACATGTTCAGAAAGAGAAGATCCATGTTGACATGGCAGctccccttaaaaaaaataaataaaaccacaccaaaaaataggacagcacaatgattTTCTCACTTGCAGGTTTTAATGAATTAGACTAAGATTTAAAAGACTTCTATAATCATATTGGTATTGTAAAGCATTTTCTAAAGGGTCTTATTTGCAGAGTTGTGTTCTCAGTTCTTTTGAAATATCTCAATTTGGGCACTGAAAAATAGAGGCATCCAGCAACCATTGGTTGTTTTTATGAACTCTTGGCCTTCTGAACTTAACTTTAAAGGACAAAACCACAAACTGCTCTTGCGTTGTGGTGCGTTGTGTTTTGCTTGCACCTATGCTGGTGTGGGCCAACTTCCTGAGATCTCCATAGACATCTCCAAAAAGAACCAGGCTGTTGGCATAAGTATGGTCAGTAATTTAGTTAGGAGTAATTTCCTCCCCACGTGATGTAGATCATATGATTCATTGTAGCACACTAAACTACCATCTTACCACTTAGAAGGATGAGAGTCATTCAGCACGTTGTCTGGTGCATGCAGGTGGGTTGTGCTCTCATCAAAGTCCTCTGCTAGCTTCTGCTTCTGGTCATACCTTCCAAGGCAGAAAGAACTCGGTTTCCACGGTACTTGTCAGTTGTCTGGCTGCCCGACCAGTGTACAGAAGTAATCAATgggcaaaaatacattttaccaCAAGATTAAGTTTAAGGTACGGAAAAAAATGGTGGCTTTAGCTCCTCTGTTTTTTATGTAGCACTCAGTTACTTTAATCACTGGCTTTCTTTTCTGATAGTCATAATGCATGGCATGCTTTGATTGGTTTTGTTATGGGTGCAATTTAGAAAATTACTCTTAATCATTGAGGAGTgggtcaaaatgaaaaattaattcagaatttcAAATAGCACATCTCTCAGGcatattcttgtttaaaaaaaccgtAGTCCTTGGTCATCTTCTTTTAGATGAAGAATTAAGGGCAGTGTCTTCTCTACATTTGTTTAATTCTGATGATCTGCTAGACAGTTATTAAATTTTAGGAaatgttggtcttttttttttatggaagtaATTTTATTCACAAAGTAGAAATAGTTCTATTGTTTTTAAGGCTGTACTGTAGTATCCatagagaaaaatacattaaaaaaaacatgggCAAGATGATGTAATTACATAGGAAAGACCAGTAGATACTTAatctgaaaatatattaattttattctttttaattttaataataggATTAATGTAATAGCCGATTTATTCTCTAAATACCACAGGCAAATGCTTGAAACCTCAATATTTGAACTGAGAAACACTgtaacagaactggaaaaaagacTTAGCAGTGTTGAAGATGAAGGTAAGTGAAATACAACAGGGTCTTGCTAATTGGTtaggaaacacagaaaatgaattcTTTTGGGGAGGACCTACAGAGATacaaatttttatttagaaatttaaGTTATCCCTTTTCAAACATGACTATTATAGGTATGATGTTGCAGATGTGAAATTAAGGAATGCTACATGCTGCCATGTTAgcttttttgttaattattaATGAAACTATGAATAACATGAATTCATAGAGTTGGTTAATATTCTGGCCACAGTAAGCCCAGTGAAAAATTCCCTTGATTTATATTTTCAAGCTCTTTTGTATGCAAAGATCCTCATTATGAGGATTACTAATAGGAGACTTTCTCAGTCTCCAGAAAAAAGTGGGAACAGTTTGAAAAAATGCTAACTTTTAGTTGAAATGGCATGAAACAATCTGGGAAATACAATAACcctgtatttgttttaaaggtAGTGAATGGAAAACGAGATATGAGACACAAGTAGAACTGAACAAACAGCTGGAAAGGCAAATTAATATTCTTCAAGACAAGATGGAGCTTATTCATGGAAGCCCAGCAGGAAGAAGTGGGTATTCATAACTGTTTTTCACTAGAATTAGTGATTATATGTTAATATTATATCAATGGGTCAAATGTTCTGCTTATTTGTAGATAAATTGTCCATTGTTCGCACCTTTGATCAAATGCCTGTGGTGAGTACTATGGCATTTAGTTGGTTAACAACAAATCGCAGTGTAATTGAAGAACTTGTATAATATTTGTTTTTTCATGACAAGAAATAGCAGCAGCCTGGTCTAGAAACCAAAGCAATCAGtcctgcttgcttttttattgtttcagaGATGCAGTTGCTTATAAATTTGTAAAGTATAGAGTAAAGTCATTAAGTAGGAGGTACATAAGACTAGAATATTGGGAAGAATCATGTAGTGAAATTTTTAACTGAGTGAAGGTTGTGTGATTGAACCTGAAGTAAGGCATCTGAGATGGAGTAGCTGGACTAGTTCTGtgaataaatggaaaaatgttgAACCTTGATCACAAAATCATGGCATCATttagtgtttgaccactctcacagtaaaaaaagtgctttcttgggttcagatggaatttcatctGTTACagcttgtgcctgttgcctcttgtcctgtcactgggcaccactgagaagagcctggcgtcctcttctccattccctcccatcacgtgtttatacacattgataaggtCCCTCTggcccttcccttctccaggctgagcagtcccagctctctcatcCTCTCCTCATCTGTCAGacgctccagtcccttcatcatcttcatagcccagtgctggacttgctccaggaAGTTCCTGTCCTTCTTGTACCGGggagtccagaactggacccagcactttGGATATGTCTCACCAGTGCTAAGGAGAAGGGacggatcacctccctcgacctgctggcgaCGTTCTTCCTAATGGAGCCTGGGTGGCCATtggccttctttgcagcaagagcacattgctggcttgtggTCATCTTGTTGCCCACCAGAACCCGAAGGTCATTCTCTGCCAACCTGCTTCCCAGCCAGtaggcccccagcatatactagTGCCGGGGGTTACttctccccaggggcaggacttagCATTTCTGCCTGTTGAGCAGGTCTTCATGTGATTCCTCTCTgcctatttctccagcctgttgaggccCCTCTGAATGGCAAGGCAATCTTCTGGTGTATGAGTCACTACTCCCAGTTTTGTATTAACTGTGATAATATAGATGAATAGTTGCAGTAACATTTTGTATAATAAGTTACAGGAAAATTCCTCATTGTAGAGTAAATTTTTGCAACACTAAAGGAAGTATCTTTCcattttttagattttattcCTTAAGATGCTCATATTTCATGACCTGTATTTCAGCAAAgcataaaacatttttctgggaTCTTGAGgagaaaatggcaagaaaaaaacagtaaatattttgacCATTTAGTCTTCTAAAGTGGTAAATGAAGTGAAAACAATTTTAGATTCAAGACTGTTTTTTCCTCAGTCTGTTATCTGCTGTAATCTTTTACCTTGACATCTTTTCTCCTTCTTACCCACTTATAGAAATAGGAAAGGTAGATAAAGATGTTATAAGGCCTTGTGACATAAGCAGGAATAATGAACGTTATGAGGCAGGGCTCTGACAAGTTTTATTCCAGTTGCTTATGCTTACAGAATTGTTTCCATCTGACTTTTTTGTGCTTCAGATCATGAAGATTAATGGGAGTTTACTGACCCTAGAGAAGGCTGCATGCCCTGTTAGTGGGAATGATTATCTGTTGTAAGCAGGGTGTGAATAATTAACTGCTCTTTCTGATCTGATCCATGGCTTTCAGATAGTAAATATTCTTGCCAGTTTTAGTACTGTCCTAAAGACCATAGTGTTTTCTAGGTTGgcaggactattttttttttttaaacagctaattaaaaaaagaacaaaatctttCCCATGCCACTTTCCTGTTTCACGGAGTTGATTTGAAAATACAGCTGGGATTATGTGTGAAGAAAAGTCTTGAAGACAGAACATTGGTCTACAAAATTACAGTAGAGTCTGCTTCAGACAATGTTATTCCTGTCAGCCTGTAAAGCACAGACTGGCATGCATGCTTACAGTATAAGAAGTGTTTATTTCCATCCAATTGCTAGTACTCTTAACCAATCCAATTACACCTTGCCAAGCACTCGAAGAGTCATTACCAGTGAGATAATCTCCTTCACCAGCAGCTGGGCTGCACCAATCCAGTACATTTCTAATACCTACTGAATACTGCCTTGCCTCCTCACCTATGAGATATTGTTCTGAGAGGTTTGATTACTGTTCCCGTAAAGGAAAGAATGACAGCACAACTGGAAGATTCATACTGCCAGAAGGAGTC is part of the Accipiter gentilis chromosome 19, bAccGen1.1, whole genome shotgun sequence genome and encodes:
- the CCDC169 gene encoding coiled-coil domain-containing protein 169 isoform X3, with translation MREGGERRGAEPDRLALELGRERRKKQMLETSIFELRNTVTELEKRLSSVEDEGSEWKTRYETQVELNKQLERQINILQDKMELIHGSPAGRNKLSIVRTFDQMPVGSLKEVLKQLEEEKKSLQNQLKDYELRLEQEAKAYHKANDERRMYLSEILQTSATLQIVERQKPGALTGKGENQILSFWKDERRGLSSLKAFSNFQQ